A genome region from Pseudomonas pergaminensis includes the following:
- the uvrB gene encoding excinuclease ABC subunit UvrB gives MSDFQLVTRFEPAGDQPEAIRQMVEGIEAGLAHQTLLGVTGSGKTFSIANVIAQINRPTLVLAPNKTLAAQLYGEFKAFFPNNAVEYFVSYYDYYQPEAYVPSSDTFIEKDASINDHIEQMRLSATKALLERKDAIIVTTVSCIYGLGSPETYLKMVLHVDRGDKLDQRELLRRLTSLQYTRNDMDFARATFRVRGDVIDIYPAESDLEAIRIELFDDEVESLSAFDPLTGEVIRKLPRFTFYPKSHYVTPRETLMGAIEGIKTELAERLEYLRSNNKLVEAQRLEQRTRFDLEMILELGYCNGIENYSRYLSGRESGAPPPTLYDYLPPDALLVIDESHVSVPQVGAMYKGDRSRKETLVEYGFRLPSALDNRPMRFDEWEAISPQTIFVSATPGNYEAEHAGRVIEQLVRPTGLVDPEIEIRPALTQVDDLLSEITKRVALEERVLVTTLTKRMSEDLTDYLADHGVRVRYLHSDIDTVERVEIIRDLRLGTFDVLVGINLLREGLDMPEVSLVAILDADKEGFLRSERSLIQTIGRAARNLNGRAILYADRITGSMERAIGETQRRRDKQIAFNLENGITPKGVFKDVADIMEGATVPGSRSKKRKGMAKAAEESAKYENELRSPSEITKRIRQLEEKMYQLARDLEFEAAAQTRDEIGKLRERLLAV, from the coding sequence ATGTCGGATTTCCAACTCGTCACCCGCTTTGAACCCGCTGGCGATCAGCCAGAAGCGATTCGCCAGATGGTCGAGGGCATCGAAGCCGGCCTGGCCCACCAGACGCTGCTTGGGGTGACCGGTTCAGGCAAGACCTTCAGCATCGCCAACGTGATCGCGCAGATCAATCGTCCTACCCTGGTGCTGGCACCGAACAAGACCCTGGCCGCGCAGCTCTATGGCGAGTTCAAGGCGTTCTTCCCGAACAATGCGGTGGAGTACTTCGTTTCCTACTACGACTACTACCAGCCCGAAGCCTACGTGCCGTCCTCCGATACCTTTATCGAGAAGGATGCGTCGATCAACGACCATATCGAGCAGATGCGGCTGTCGGCGACCAAGGCGCTGCTGGAGCGCAAGGACGCGATCATCGTCACCACGGTGTCGTGCATCTACGGCCTGGGCAGCCCGGAAACCTATCTGAAGATGGTGCTGCACGTCGACCGCGGCGACAAACTCGACCAGCGCGAGCTGCTGCGCCGCCTGACCAGCCTGCAGTACACCCGCAACGACATGGACTTTGCCCGCGCCACCTTCCGCGTGCGGGGCGATGTCATCGACATTTACCCGGCGGAATCGGACCTGGAAGCGATCCGCATCGAGCTGTTCGACGATGAAGTCGAGAGCCTGTCGGCCTTCGACCCGCTGACCGGCGAGGTGATCCGCAAACTGCCGCGCTTCACCTTCTATCCGAAAAGCCACTACGTGACCCCGCGTGAAACCCTGATGGGCGCCATCGAGGGCATCAAGACCGAGTTGGCCGAGCGCCTGGAGTACCTGCGTTCCAATAACAAGCTGGTGGAAGCCCAGCGTCTGGAGCAGCGCACCCGCTTTGACTTGGAGATGATCCTGGAGCTGGGGTACTGCAACGGTATCGAAAACTACTCGCGCTACCTGTCGGGCCGTGAGTCCGGCGCGCCGCCGCCGACCCTCTACGATTACCTGCCGCCCGACGCGTTGCTGGTGATCGACGAATCCCACGTCAGCGTGCCGCAAGTGGGCGCGATGTATAAGGGTGACCGTTCGCGTAAGGAAACCCTGGTGGAATACGGCTTCCGCCTGCCGTCGGCGCTGGATAACCGGCCGATGCGCTTTGATGAGTGGGAAGCCATCAGCCCGCAGACCATCTTTGTGTCCGCCACGCCGGGCAACTATGAGGCCGAGCATGCCGGTCGCGTGATCGAGCAGCTGGTGCGCCCGACTGGCCTGGTCGACCCGGAAATCGAAATCCGCCCGGCGCTGACCCAGGTCGACGACCTGCTTTCGGAGATCACCAAGCGCGTGGCCCTGGAAGAGCGTGTGCTGGTGACCACGCTGACCAAGCGCATGTCCGAAGACTTGACCGACTACTTGGCCGACCACGGCGTGCGTGTGCGCTACCTGCACTCGGACATCGACACTGTGGAGCGTGTGGAGATCATCCGCGACCTGCGCCTGGGCACCTTTGATGTGCTGGTGGGGATCAACCTGCTGCGCGAAGGCCTGGACATGCCGGAAGTGTCGCTGGTGGCGATCCTCGATGCGGACAAGGAGGGCTTCCTGCGCTCCGAGCGTTCGCTGATCCAGACCATTGGCCGTGCTGCGCGGAACCTCAATGGCCGGGCGATTCTTTACGCAGACCGCATCACCGGCTCCATGGAGCGTGCGATTGGCGAAACCCAGCGCCGTCGCGACAAGCAGATTGCGTTCAACCTGGAAAATGGCATCACCCCGAAAGGCGTGTTCAAGGATGTTGCCGACATCATGGAAGGCGCCACCGTGCCGGGCTCGCGCAGCAAGAAGCGTAAGGGCATGGCCAAGGCCGCCGAGGAAAGCGCCAAGTACGAAAACGAACTGCGCTCGCCGAGTGAGATCACCAAGCGTATCCGCCAGTTGGAAGAGAAGATGTACCAGTTGGCGCGAGACCTGGAGTTTGAGGCTGCGGCGCAGACGCGGGATGAGATTGGCAAGTTGCGTGAGCGGTTGCTGGCCGTTTGA
- a CDS encoding amino acid aminotransferase, which yields MSLFSAVEMAPRDPILGLNEAFNADTRTTKVNLGVGVYCNEEGKIPLLRAVAEAEAIRVAQHAARGYLPIDGIAAYDKAVQTLLFGETSPLLAAGRVVTVQAVGGTGALKLGADFLKQLLPNAVVAISDPSWENHRALFETAGFPVQNYRYYDAATHDVNRAGLLEDLNALPPQSIVVLHACCHNPTGVDLSPADWQNVLDVVKAKNLVPFLDMAYQGFGDGIHEDAAAVRLFAESGLTFFVSSSFSKSFSLYGERVGALSIVGESKEESARILSQVKRVIRTNYSNPPTHGAAIVAAVLNNPELRAQWEAELAEMRLRIRGMREQMVAELAKAAPGHDFSFVGRQRGMFSYSGLTVEQVTRLRSEFGIYALDTGRICVAALNQSNIGAVTKAIVQVL from the coding sequence ATGAGCCTGTTCTCCGCTGTCGAAATGGCACCACGCGATCCTATCCTGGGCCTCAACGAAGCATTCAACGCCGACACACGAACCACCAAGGTCAACCTTGGCGTGGGCGTTTACTGCAACGAGGAGGGGAAGATTCCACTCTTGCGTGCCGTTGCCGAAGCGGAAGCCATTCGCGTGGCGCAACACGCCGCCCGTGGCTACTTGCCGATCGACGGCATCGCAGCCTACGACAAAGCTGTGCAGACGCTGCTGTTCGGTGAGACCTCGCCCCTGCTGGCAGCCGGCCGTGTCGTCACCGTGCAAGCGGTGGGCGGCACCGGCGCCCTGAAGCTGGGCGCAGACTTCCTCAAGCAACTGCTGCCAAATGCCGTCGTTGCCATCAGCGACCCGAGCTGGGAAAACCACCGCGCCCTGTTCGAAACCGCCGGCTTCCCGGTGCAGAACTACCGCTACTACGACGCCGCCACCCACGACGTTAACCGTGCCGGCCTGCTCGAAGACCTCAACGCCCTGCCGCCACAGTCCATCGTGGTGCTGCACGCCTGCTGCCACAACCCGACCGGTGTCGACCTGAGCCCGGCCGACTGGCAGAACGTGCTGGACGTGGTCAAGGCCAAGAACCTGGTGCCGTTCCTCGACATGGCCTACCAGGGCTTTGGCGACGGCATCCACGAAGACGCCGCCGCAGTGCGCCTGTTCGCTGAGTCGGGCCTGACCTTCTTTGTGTCCAGCTCGTTCTCCAAGTCGTTCTCCCTGTACGGCGAGCGTGTGGGCGCACTGTCCATCGTCGGCGAGTCCAAGGAAGAAAGCGCGCGCATCCTATCCCAGGTCAAGCGCGTGATCCGCACCAACTATTCCAACCCGCCGACCCACGGCGCGGCCATCGTTGCTGCCGTGCTGAACAACCCTGAGCTGCGTGCCCAGTGGGAAGCCGAACTGGCTGAAATGCGCCTGCGCATCCGTGGCATGCGCGAGCAGATGGTGGCCGAACTGGCCAAGGCTGCTCCGGGCCACGACTTTAGCTTCGTCGGTCGCCAGCGCGGGATGTTCTCCTACTCCGGCCTGACCGTTGAGCAAGTCACCCGCTTGCGCAGCGAGTTTGGCATCTACGCGCTGGATACCGGGCGTATCTGCGTGGCGGCGTTGAACCAGTCGAACATTGGTGCGGTGACCAAGGCGATTGTTCAGGTGCTGTAA
- the ptrR gene encoding putrescine utilization regulator PtrR — protein sequence MDLVQLEIFKAVAEQGSISAAAQLIHRVPSNLTTRIKQLEQDLGVELFIREKSRLRLSPAGWNFLGYARRILDLVQEARATVAGEEPQGAFALGSLESTAAVRIPALLAAYNQKHTKVELDLSTGPSGTMIEGVLSGRLTAAFVDGPVLHSTLEGVAVFEEEMVVIAPLHHAPIKRGQDVNGENIYTFRSNCSYRHHFERWFSQDGAAPGKIFEIESYHGMLACVSAGAGLALMPRSMLENMPGFAAVSVWPLADNFRILNTWLIWRRGTVSQSLNSFVTLLEERVPPL from the coding sequence TTGGACCTGGTGCAGCTGGAAATCTTCAAGGCCGTTGCCGAGCAAGGCAGCATCAGCGCCGCCGCGCAGTTGATTCATCGCGTGCCGTCGAACCTGACCACGCGTATCAAGCAACTGGAGCAGGACCTGGGCGTGGAATTGTTCATCCGCGAGAAAAGCCGCTTGCGCCTGTCACCGGCGGGGTGGAATTTCCTCGGTTATGCGCGGCGCATCCTCGACCTGGTGCAGGAAGCCCGCGCGACCGTGGCGGGGGAGGAGCCCCAAGGCGCGTTTGCCCTTGGCTCGCTGGAAAGTACCGCAGCGGTGCGCATCCCGGCGCTGCTGGCGGCGTACAACCAGAAGCACACCAAGGTTGAGTTGGACCTGAGCACCGGCCCCTCGGGCACCATGATTGAAGGCGTGCTGTCGGGGCGGCTGACGGCGGCGTTTGTCGACGGGCCGGTGCTGCATTCCACCCTGGAAGGCGTGGCGGTGTTTGAAGAGGAGATGGTGGTGATTGCGCCGCTGCACCACGCGCCGATCAAACGCGGCCAGGACGTGAATGGCGAAAATATCTACACCTTTCGCTCCAACTGTTCGTACCGGCATCACTTTGAGCGCTGGTTCTCACAGGACGGCGCGGCACCGGGCAAGATCTTCGAGATAGAGTCCTACCACGGCATGCTCGCCTGTGTCAGCGCCGGGGCGGGGCTGGCGCTGATGCCGCGCAGCATGCTGGAGAACATGCCTGGGTTCGCGGCGGTGAGTGTGTGGCCGCTGGCGGACAACTTCCGGATATTGAACACCTGGCTGATCTGGCGGCGGGGGACGGTGTCGCAGAGCTTGAACAGCTTTGTGACATTGCTGGAGGAGCGCGTCCCCCCACTGTAG
- a CDS encoding aldehyde dehydrogenase family protein: MNATTHALSINPANGETVGSYPYETEQQLDAALDRATRAFRTWRRQPVSQRAELLLSLASALREQAEDMAQMITLEMGKPIAQARAEIEKCAQLSEWYAAHGPAMLAPEPTLVDNGSAQIEYRPLGPIFAVMPWNFPVWQVLRGAVPTMLAGNTYVLKHAPNVMGSAYLIQQAFHKAGFAEGLFEVVNVTNDGVSKAIADPRIAAVTLTGSVRAGIAIGSQAGAALKKCVLELGGSDPFIVLNDADLEAAVQAALIGRFQNSGQVCAAAKRLIIEAGVVEAFTAKFLEASRAMVMGDPTSAATYIGPMARFDLRDELHGQVQATLEEGATLLLGGNKVPGAGNYYAPTVLANVTDQMTSFKQELFGPVASIITARDADHAVALANDSEFGLTASIFTTDPAKARVIANQLETGGIFVNAFSVSDPRVAFGGIKKSGFGRELSHFGVREFCNAQTVWLDRK; this comes from the coding sequence ATGAACGCGACCACCCACGCTCTCTCGATCAACCCTGCCAACGGCGAAACGGTCGGCAGCTATCCCTACGAAACCGAGCAGCAATTGGACGCCGCCCTCGACCGTGCCACTCGCGCCTTCCGCACCTGGCGCCGCCAGCCGGTGAGCCAGCGCGCCGAGTTGCTGCTGAGCCTGGCCAGTGCCCTGCGCGAGCAAGCCGAAGACATGGCGCAGATGATCACCCTGGAAATGGGCAAACCCATCGCCCAGGCCCGTGCCGAAATCGAAAAATGCGCACAGCTCAGCGAATGGTACGCCGCCCACGGCCCGGCCATGCTCGCCCCGGAACCGACGCTGGTGGACAACGGCAGCGCCCAGATCGAGTACCGCCCGCTGGGCCCGATCTTCGCGGTGATGCCGTGGAATTTCCCGGTGTGGCAAGTACTGCGCGGCGCCGTGCCGACCATGCTGGCCGGCAACACCTATGTGCTCAAACACGCACCGAACGTCATGGGCAGCGCGTACCTGATCCAGCAGGCCTTCCACAAAGCCGGGTTTGCCGAGGGCCTGTTTGAAGTGGTCAACGTCACCAACGACGGCGTATCCAAAGCCATCGCCGACCCACGCATCGCCGCCGTCACCCTCACCGGCAGCGTACGTGCCGGTATCGCCATCGGCTCCCAGGCCGGCGCCGCGCTGAAAAAATGCGTGCTGGAACTGGGCGGCTCCGATCCCTTCATCGTGCTCAACGACGCCGACCTCGAAGCCGCCGTGCAAGCCGCGCTGATCGGCCGCTTCCAGAACAGCGGCCAGGTCTGCGCCGCCGCCAAACGCCTGATCATCGAAGCGGGTGTGGTCGAAGCCTTCACCGCCAAATTCCTGGAGGCCAGCCGTGCGATGGTGATGGGCGACCCGACGTCAGCCGCCACCTACATCGGCCCGATGGCCCGCTTCGACCTGCGCGACGAGCTGCACGGCCAGGTCCAGGCCACCCTGGAAGAAGGTGCTACCCTGCTGCTCGGCGGCAACAAAGTACCCGGCGCCGGCAACTACTATGCGCCGACCGTGCTGGCCAACGTCACCGACCAGATGACCTCGTTCAAACAGGAACTGTTCGGGCCCGTCGCCTCGATCATCACCGCCCGCGACGCCGACCACGCCGTGGCCCTGGCGAATGACAGCGAGTTCGGCCTCACCGCCAGCATTTTCACCACCGACCCGGCAAAGGCGCGCGTTATCGCCAACCAGCTGGAAACCGGCGGCATCTTCGTCAATGCCTTCAGCGTCTCCGACCCTCGGGTGGCGTTTGGCGGGATCAAGAAGAGCGGTTTCGGGCGTGAGTTGTCGCACTTCGGCGTGCGGGAGTTCTGCAACGCACAGACGGTGTGGCTGGATCGCAAGTAA
- a CDS encoding LysR family transcriptional regulator, producing MFSSERLKGIDVFVCVADYGSFTAAAEKMNLTASAISKSIARLEKRLGARLFLRTTRRLSLTEAGVAFYRTCTGVLADLEDAELSLRAEQSEPRGRVRIDLPSVFGRVRVLPMLLPLLQAFPSLVPHISFSDGLVDPFKEGVDVVVRIGGADVWPETVEQRVLAREWHTLCASPAYLANHGVPTSEQALEQHQCITYGWVDGRISPWDFACEPGTPRRWQMTPHLVIGNGDGLMQAALAGCGIVQLPSWVVRPSLEEGKLVEVLPQLATEGAAIRLAWVKNRQALPKVSVVLEALAAGLSG from the coding sequence ATGTTTTCTTCCGAACGCTTGAAAGGTATCGATGTGTTTGTGTGTGTCGCGGACTACGGCAGCTTTACCGCCGCTGCTGAGAAGATGAACCTGACGGCGTCGGCCATCAGTAAAAGCATCGCGCGGCTGGAAAAACGCCTGGGCGCTCGGCTGTTCCTGCGTACGACACGGCGCTTGTCCCTCACCGAGGCCGGCGTGGCGTTTTACCGTACCTGCACGGGCGTGCTGGCTGACCTAGAGGACGCCGAGCTGTCGCTGCGCGCCGAGCAAAGTGAACCGCGCGGACGTGTGCGCATTGACCTGCCCAGTGTGTTCGGGCGCGTCCGCGTGTTGCCGATGCTGCTGCCTTTGCTGCAGGCATTTCCGTCCTTGGTGCCGCACATTTCCTTCAGTGACGGGTTAGTGGACCCATTCAAAGAGGGCGTGGATGTGGTGGTGCGCATCGGTGGTGCGGATGTCTGGCCGGAAACGGTGGAGCAGCGTGTGCTTGCGCGTGAATGGCACACCCTGTGCGCCTCGCCAGCCTATTTGGCGAATCATGGCGTGCCGACATCCGAACAGGCACTTGAGCAGCATCAGTGCATCACCTACGGCTGGGTGGACGGACGCATCAGCCCCTGGGACTTTGCCTGTGAACCGGGCACTCCGCGGCGTTGGCAGATGACGCCGCACCTGGTGATCGGCAATGGCGATGGCTTGATGCAGGCTGCGTTGGCCGGTTGTGGGATCGTGCAACTGCCGTCGTGGGTGGTCCGGCCATCGCTGGAGGAGGGCAAGCTGGTTGAGGTGTTGCCGCAGTTGGCCACTGAAGGGGCTGCGATCAGGCTGGCCTGGGTCAAGAATCGCCAGGCGTTGCCCAAGGTCAGTGTGGTACTGGAAGCCTTGGCGGCGGGGCTGAGTGGTTGA
- a CDS encoding MFS transporter, with amino-acid sequence MLTTLKNYPLTVNLLVGASLVLTLARAITLPYLVIYLSGEFGLGVGDIGLVIGSSLIIGSVMSLYGGYLVDSLPGYRLLLGCCAVFTVGFLGAFIARELWVFFTCLVAINLAYAVIDIAVKSGFGRLLPVDARSEAFSIKYTLTNVGYAVGPFLGAGLATLAISLPFLASAVLGAGCFTVYCVWGDRHWVPTPANQHGAAFLAVGKRLLRDYRLVCFTLGGMLSAVVFGQFTAYLSQYLVVTTTAEAAYRIISSVVATNALMVISLQYMIGKRITHQHLHLWLAGGLGMFIAGLAGFGLSTSLMCWVLSMAIFTLGEIIVFPAEYMFIDIIAPEPLRGMYYGAQNLGNVGAALGPVLCGMVLATQPAHAMFYMLALFVVAGGLLYSLGACLAGRVKAAT; translated from the coding sequence ATGCTGACCACGCTGAAAAACTACCCCCTGACCGTCAACCTGCTGGTAGGTGCGTCACTGGTGTTGACGCTCGCCAGGGCGATCACCTTGCCCTACCTGGTGATCTACCTGTCGGGCGAGTTCGGCTTGGGCGTGGGCGACATCGGCCTGGTGATCGGCAGCTCGCTGATCATCGGCTCCGTGATGAGCCTGTATGGCGGTTACCTGGTGGACAGCCTGCCCGGTTATCGTTTGCTCCTGGGCTGTTGCGCAGTTTTCACCGTGGGCTTTCTGGGCGCGTTCATCGCGCGAGAACTGTGGGTGTTCTTCACCTGCCTGGTCGCGATCAACCTGGCGTATGCCGTGATCGACATTGCGGTCAAATCCGGATTTGGCCGGCTACTGCCCGTTGATGCGCGCAGCGAAGCGTTTTCGATCAAATACACCCTGACCAATGTCGGCTATGCCGTCGGCCCCTTTCTCGGTGCAGGGCTGGCCACGCTCGCTATCAGCCTGCCCTTCCTGGCGTCGGCGGTGCTTGGGGCCGGGTGCTTTACGGTGTATTGCGTGTGGGGCGACAGGCACTGGGTGCCGACCCCTGCCAACCAGCATGGCGCGGCGTTCCTGGCGGTCGGCAAACGACTGCTGCGGGACTACCGCTTGGTGTGCTTTACCTTGGGCGGGATGCTCAGCGCAGTGGTGTTTGGCCAGTTCACCGCCTACCTCTCGCAATACCTGGTCGTCACCACCACGGCCGAGGCGGCGTACCGGATTATCAGCAGCGTGGTGGCCACCAACGCGCTGATGGTGATCAGCCTGCAATACATGATCGGCAAGCGCATCACCCATCAACACCTGCACCTGTGGCTTGCTGGTGGGCTGGGCATGTTTATCGCCGGGCTGGCGGGGTTCGGCTTGTCCACCTCACTGATGTGCTGGGTGCTGTCCATGGCGATCTTCACCTTGGGAGAGATCATCGTGTTCCCTGCCGAGTACATGTTCATCGACATCATCGCGCCCGAGCCTCTGCGGGGCATGTACTACGGCGCGCAAAACCTCGGCAACGTCGGCGCAGCCCTAGGGCCGGTGCTGTGCGGGATGGTGCTGGCGACACAGCCCGCCCACGCCATGTTCTACATGCTGGCGCTGTTTGTGGTCGCGGGCGGGTTGCTCTACAGCCTGGGCGCGTGCCTGGCAGGCAGGGTTAAAGCTGCCACCTGA
- a CDS encoding protealysin inhibitor emfourin yields the protein MQISIKENGGPGFFPGLAKPQTVELDALPEQDQKELRRLVEACDFFQLPQSNAPATGNPGQVHYTLTVKEAQREHTVCVLAPVKSQALDGLVQCVRRHVRC from the coding sequence ATGCAAATTTCAATCAAGGAAAATGGCGGGCCTGGGTTCTTTCCGGGCCTGGCCAAGCCACAGACGGTGGAACTGGACGCGCTGCCGGAGCAGGACCAGAAGGAGTTGCGGCGGCTTGTCGAGGCCTGCGACTTCTTTCAATTGCCGCAAAGCAATGCACCTGCCACTGGTAATCCGGGCCAGGTGCATTACACCCTGACGGTGAAGGAGGCTCAGCGCGAGCACACGGTCTGCGTGCTGGCGCCGGTGAAGTCGCAGGCGCTGGACGGGCTGGTGCAGTGTGTGCGTCGGCATGTGCGCTGCTGA
- a CDS encoding M4 family metallopeptidase: MCVRQQHRNPIFCLIPPYMLDQIARNGDKAQREVALRTRAKDSTFRSLRMVVVPAQGPARMALAMGAGKRRSIYSAAGTDSLPGTLIRGEGQPASGDAAVDEAYDGLGATFDFFDEVFDRNSIDDAGMALDATVHFGQNYNNAFWNSTQMVFGDGDAQLFNRFTVALDVIGHELAHGVTEDEAKLMYFNQSGALNESLSDVFGSLIKQYALKQSAEDADWLIGKGLFTKKIKGTALRSMKAPGTAFDDKLLGKDPQPGHMDDFVQTYEDNGGVHINSGIPNHAFYQVATALGGFAWERAGRIWYDALRDARLRPNSGFLRFARITYDVAGRLYGANKDEQKAVKDGWKAVGIAV; encoded by the coding sequence ATGTGTGTTCGTCAGCAGCATCGCAATCCGATTTTCTGCCTCATCCCGCCCTATATGCTCGACCAGATCGCGCGCAACGGCGACAAGGCGCAACGGGAGGTCGCGCTGCGCACCCGCGCCAAGGACAGCACGTTCCGCTCGTTGCGCATGGTCGTCGTACCGGCCCAAGGCCCGGCGCGCATGGCCCTGGCCATGGGCGCCGGCAAGCGTCGCTCGATCTACAGCGCCGCAGGTACCGATAGCCTGCCCGGCACGCTGATCCGTGGCGAAGGGCAGCCTGCCAGCGGTGATGCGGCGGTGGACGAGGCCTATGATGGCTTGGGCGCCACCTTCGATTTTTTCGACGAGGTCTTTGACCGCAACTCCATCGACGATGCCGGCATGGCATTGGACGCCACCGTGCATTTTGGCCAGAACTACAACAACGCGTTCTGGAACTCGACCCAGATGGTGTTCGGGGATGGAGACGCGCAGTTGTTCAACCGCTTCACGGTGGCCCTCGACGTGATTGGCCATGAGTTGGCCCATGGCGTCACCGAAGACGAGGCCAAGCTGATGTATTTCAACCAGTCCGGGGCGTTGAACGAGTCGCTGTCGGACGTGTTCGGTTCGCTGATCAAGCAATACGCGTTGAAGCAAAGCGCGGAAGACGCCGATTGGCTGATCGGCAAAGGGCTGTTCACCAAGAAGATCAAAGGCACCGCCCTGCGTTCGATGAAGGCCCCCGGCACCGCGTTTGACGACAAACTGCTGGGCAAGGACCCGCAGCCCGGGCACATGGATGATTTTGTGCAAACCTACGAGGATAACGGCGGGGTGCATATCAATTCCGGCATTCCCAACCATGCGTTCTACCAGGTGGCGACAGCGCTGGGCGGGTTTGCCTGGGAGCGCGCCGGGCGCATCTGGTATGACGCGCTGCGCGATGCGCGGCTGCGGCCCAACTCCGGCTTCCTGCGCTTTGCGCGTATCACTTACGATGTTGCGGGCCGACTCTACGGCGCAAACAAGGATGAACAGAAAGCGGTCAAGGACGGTTGGAAGGCGGTCGGCATTGCTGTCTGA
- a CDS encoding DNA/RNA non-specific endonuclease: MPARKTKIDLSYRPRLADLRPLIAPSPTLLAARAATPRVTPAKDLKDRRGYADDFLGSFAVPWPTVEEALAADTQKRLDYTHFSITMSRAKRLALYVGVNIDGGQHVDIIRSNDTWAYDGRLPTDAQVGEALYASNGLDRGHLVRRQDPNWGDTAQTANLDTFHFTNCSPQMSGFNQKTWLELEDYILDNTQRWKARATVFSGPVFADDDRVYRGVQIPKAFWKVVAYLSDDGKPSASAYMIDQSRELGQLDLVFGQLRTYQRSVIQIERLTGIRFANLADYDGFSNEERATGTRIEALIQGPEDIRL; this comes from the coding sequence ATGCCCGCACGTAAAACCAAAATCGACCTTTCGTACCGTCCCCGGCTCGCCGACCTGCGCCCATTGATCGCACCAAGCCCCACGTTACTGGCGGCGCGAGCGGCGACACCCCGCGTCACACCGGCCAAAGACTTGAAGGACCGGCGCGGTTACGCTGACGACTTTCTCGGCAGCTTCGCGGTGCCCTGGCCCACGGTCGAGGAGGCCTTGGCGGCTGATACACAGAAACGCCTGGACTACACGCACTTCTCAATCACGATGTCACGCGCGAAGCGCCTCGCACTGTACGTGGGCGTCAACATCGACGGCGGCCAGCACGTAGACATCATCCGCAGCAACGACACCTGGGCCTATGACGGCCGCTTGCCCACGGACGCACAGGTGGGCGAAGCGCTCTATGCCAGCAATGGCCTGGACCGCGGCCACCTGGTCCGCCGCCAAGACCCCAACTGGGGCGACACGGCGCAAACCGCCAACCTCGACACCTTCCATTTCACCAACTGTTCGCCGCAGATGAGCGGGTTCAACCAGAAGACCTGGCTGGAGCTCGAAGACTACATCCTCGACAACACCCAACGCTGGAAAGCCCGGGCCACCGTGTTCAGCGGCCCGGTGTTCGCCGACGACGACCGTGTGTACCGAGGCGTGCAGATCCCCAAGGCATTCTGGAAAGTCGTCGCCTACCTCAGCGATGACGGCAAGCCTTCGGCCAGTGCCTACATGATCGATCAGAGCCGCGAACTGGGCCAACTCGACCTGGTGTTCGGCCAACTCAGGACCTACCAGCGCAGCGTGATCCAGATAGAACGCCTGACCGGCATCCGCTTCGCCAACCTGGCCGACTACGACGGTTTCAGCAACGAAGAACGCGCCACCGGCACGCGCATTGAAGCGCTGATACAAGGTCCAGAGGACATTCGTCTCTGA